The following are encoded in a window of Catellicoccus marimammalium M35/04/3 genomic DNA:
- a CDS encoding ABC-F family ATP-binding cassette domain-containing protein — MITVNNVGLHFSDRKLFENVNIKFTPGHCYGLIGANGAGKSTFLKVLSGEIEPSTGNVSLGPDERLAVLKQNHFDYEDFTVLDTVIMGHKRLYDVMKEKDAIYMKEDFSDEDGIRAAELEGEFAELNGWEAEAEASQLLQGLNIPESLHHSLMSELSNAQKVKVLLAQALFGDPDVLLLDEPTNGLDARSIAWLEDFLMNFENTVIVISHDRHFLNAVCTHIADLDFQKIQLYVGNYDFWKESSQLAAQLKANANAKKEEQIKELQDFIARFSANASKSKQATSRKKMLEKITLEDIQPSSRRFPYIEFKQEREIGNDLLRVEGLSKTIDGHKILDNISFTLNRQDKTAFLADNDLATTTLFKIIMGEMEPDEGEIKWGVTTSQSYLPKDLTPEFSEEVEILDWLRQYASKEQEDNTFLRSFLGRMLFSGDEVNKKVNVLSGGEKVRVMLTKMMMQNANVLVLDDPTNHLDLESITALNDGLKKFPGALLFSSHDHEFIQTLANRIIFISDQGMVDRQDTTYDEFLENEQVQKQIEALR, encoded by the coding sequence ATGATTACGGTTAACAATGTCGGATTACATTTTTCCGATCGTAAATTATTTGAAAATGTAAATATTAAGTTCACTCCTGGTCATTGTTATGGCTTAATTGGAGCGAATGGTGCAGGAAAATCTACTTTTTTAAAAGTTTTATCTGGAGAAATTGAACCTTCTACTGGAAATGTTTCACTAGGTCCTGATGAACGTTTAGCGGTATTAAAACAAAACCACTTTGATTATGAAGATTTTACGGTTTTAGATACAGTAATCATGGGACATAAACGTCTTTATGATGTAATGAAAGAAAAAGATGCCATTTATATGAAAGAAGATTTTTCAGATGAAGATGGAATTCGTGCTGCAGAATTAGAAGGAGAATTTGCGGAACTAAATGGTTGGGAAGCAGAAGCAGAAGCAAGTCAATTATTACAAGGATTGAATATTCCTGAAAGCTTGCATCATTCTTTAATGAGTGAATTATCTAACGCTCAAAAAGTAAAAGTTTTACTAGCCCAAGCTCTCTTTGGAGATCCTGATGTGCTTTTACTCGATGAACCAACAAATGGTTTAGATGCTCGTTCTATTGCTTGGTTAGAAGATTTCTTGATGAACTTTGAAAATACAGTCATCGTTATTTCCCATGACCGTCACTTTTTAAATGCTGTATGTACTCATATCGCAGATTTAGATTTCCAAAAAATTCAATTATATGTCGGAAACTACGACTTTTGGAAAGAATCTAGCCAATTAGCTGCCCAATTAAAAGCTAACGCAAATGCGAAAAAAGAAGAACAAATTAAAGAATTACAAGACTTCATCGCGCGCTTTAGTGCCAATGCCAGCAAATCAAAACAAGCAACTTCACGTAAAAAAATGTTAGAAAAAATTACCTTAGAAGATATTCAACCTTCTTCTCGCCGTTTCCCATACATTGAGTTTAAACAAGAGCGTGAAATTGGTAATGATTTATTACGCGTTGAAGGCTTATCGAAAACAATTGATGGTCACAAAATCTTAGATAACATCAGTTTTACTTTGAATCGTCAAGATAAAACTGCCTTTTTAGCCGATAACGATTTGGCGACAACGACTCTTTTCAAAATTATTATGGGAGAAATGGAGCCTGATGAAGGAGAAATTAAATGGGGAGTGACTACTTCTCAATCTTACTTACCAAAAGATTTAACTCCGGAATTTTCTGAAGAAGTAGAAATTTTAGATTGGTTACGTCAATATGCTTCAAAAGAACAGGAAGATAATACTTTCTTACGTAGTTTCCTTGGTCGTATGCTATTTTCTGGAGATGAAGTAAACAAAAAAGTAAATGTTCTTTCTGGTGGAGAAAAAGTACGTGTCATGTTAACAAAAATGATGATGCAAAATGCCAATGTTCTTGTTCTTGATGACCCAACAAACCACTTAGATTTAGAATCCATCACTGCTTTAAATGATGGCTTGAAAAAATTCCCAGGAGCCTTATTATTTAGCTCTCATGACCATGAATTTATTCAAACGTTAGCCAACCGTATTATTTTTATTTCAGATCAAGGTATGGTTGACCGCCAAGATACAACTTATGACGAATTTTTAGAAAACGAACAAGTCCAAAAACAAATCGAAGCGTTACGCTAA
- a CDS encoding gluconate:H+ symporter, with protein sequence MKLIIVLFIILVLLYLTGYKKFNAFLSMLLMSIIGGLLLGLPLSGVLQSVENGIGSILGSLALILGLGGMIAKMMEMSGAANVIADTILDRVGGRYAQFAVILSGVIIGFALFFDAGFILFIPIVIKIAHKMKVSPLWLGIPACSALLTIHTFFPPHPGMVEVIKALHVNEGLLIVVGLGVAFCSITVSGILWPRFYFCHEHWDLNHIEIDEKVEGQQVTFRSSLLFMLLPILLIAAGSFIPLFVHQGVGWIQFLGQPVVALLITLLLLLYFFGWKKGHTTDKLMAAMTVAIQSIANVLLINGAGGGLKQVFIDSGVTETITNLCSHWHLSPLVMGFAIAGTMRILLGSSTVAALTTAGMMQPLLHSSNQWEVVLVALAIGAGSMFCSHINDPGFWLFKEYFNLDIKTTLKTWTMMTIIGGLTSFGILSLLSLL encoded by the coding sequence TTGAAATTAATCATTGTCCTTTTTATCATTTTAGTACTTCTGTATTTAACAGGGTATAAAAAATTTAATGCATTTTTATCCATGCTATTGATGTCTATCATTGGTGGATTATTACTTGGTCTTCCTTTGTCGGGCGTTTTACAATCTGTAGAAAATGGGATTGGCTCTATTTTAGGATCACTTGCCTTAATTTTAGGATTAGGGGGAATGATTGCTAAAATGATGGAAATGAGCGGTGCAGCCAATGTTATCGCTGATACAATTTTAGACCGTGTCGGGGGGCGATACGCTCAATTTGCAGTCATTTTATCTGGAGTAATCATCGGTTTTGCGCTCTTTTTTGATGCTGGGTTTATTTTATTTATTCCTATCGTTATTAAAATTGCTCATAAGATGAAAGTTTCGCCCTTATGGCTAGGGATTCCTGCTTGTTCTGCTTTATTAACGATTCATACTTTTTTCCCTCCTCATCCAGGGATGGTAGAAGTAATTAAAGCATTACATGTAAATGAAGGGTTATTAATTGTTGTTGGATTAGGAGTTGCTTTTTGTTCTATTACCGTTTCTGGAATTTTATGGCCACGCTTTTATTTCTGTCATGAACATTGGGATTTAAATCATATAGAAATTGATGAAAAAGTAGAAGGACAACAAGTCACTTTCCGCAGTAGTCTATTGTTCATGCTATTACCTATTTTGTTAATTGCGGCTGGATCTTTTATTCCTTTATTTGTCCATCAAGGAGTAGGTTGGATTCAATTTTTAGGTCAACCCGTAGTTGCTCTTTTAATTACATTGCTATTATTACTTTACTTTTTTGGATGGAAAAAAGGACATACGACAGATAAATTAATGGCAGCGATGACGGTAGCGATTCAATCGATTGCCAACGTACTTTTAATCAATGGTGCTGGAGGTGGATTAAAACAAGTATTCATCGATAGTGGTGTTACTGAAACGATTACGAATTTATGTAGTCACTGGCACTTATCCCCATTAGTTATGGGCTTTGCTATTGCAGGCACGATGCGAATTTTATTAGGAAGTAGTACAGTAGCTGCATTAACTACTGCAGGAATGATGCAACCTTTGTTACATAGTAGTAATCAATGGGAAGTAGTACTTGTTGCCTTAGCGATTGGAGCGGGAAGTATGTTTTGTTCTCATATCAATGATCCAGGTTTTTGGTTGTTTAAAGAATATTTCAATTTAGATATCAAAACGACATTAAAAACATGGACGATGATGACGATTATTGGTGGATTAACTTCTTTTGGTATTTTATCGTTACTTTCTCTTCTTTAA
- a CDS encoding phosphatase PAP2 family protein, with protein MKEKNRLYWQFAGSCFLLIFVFFTYVVKFYPQSQWLQRLDLWGQSLQQIITPQKTAFFQYLTQLGSGQNIFIFTIIVLCLLILFRQKIAALWFSFMMIMGPILGTSIIKQVVQRPRPQGIQLVHETTFSFPSGHTIAAICCYGTTLLIIHVLVKNRLLKAIMSLFFAFIIIGILMSRIYLGAHFLSDVIGGASFSLGILCLTYPIYRQKQFIYDFKGKRRK; from the coding sequence ATGAAAGAAAAAAATCGTCTCTACTGGCAATTTGCAGGTAGTTGTTTTTTACTTATTTTTGTCTTTTTTACTTATGTTGTTAAATTTTATCCCCAATCTCAATGGCTTCAACGCTTAGATCTTTGGGGGCAATCTCTCCAACAAATCATTACACCACAAAAAACTGCCTTTTTCCAATATCTTACTCAATTAGGCAGTGGACAAAATATTTTTATTTTTACTATTATTGTCCTTTGTTTATTGATTTTATTTCGACAAAAAATAGCCGCTCTTTGGTTTAGTTTTATGATGATTATGGGACCTATTTTAGGTACTTCTATTATCAAACAAGTCGTACAACGTCCACGTCCACAAGGAATTCAACTTGTACATGAGACTACATTTAGTTTCCCTTCAGGACATACCATTGCAGCGATTTGTTGTTATGGAACGACTCTTCTAATCATTCATGTCTTAGTCAAAAATCGCTTATTAAAAGCGATAATGTCTCTTTTCTTTGCCTTCATCATTATTGGTATTTTAATGAGTCGAATTTATTTAGGAGCTCATTTCTTATCTGATGTGATTGGTGGCGCAAGTTTTAGTTTAGGAATTCTTTGTTTAACCTATCCGATTTATCGACAAAAGCAATTTATTTATGATTTTAAAGGAAAAAGGAGAAAATAA